Proteins from a single region of Hymenobacter sp. GOD-10R:
- a CDS encoding IS110 family transposase, whose amino-acid sequence MNLPSPMPVVGIDVSKASLAVCYQVGQQLKHVEVPNTKAGFQQLVQACGTHCVFVLEATGSYYLALAYYLYKQKGQVAVLNPLVIKRFIQMHLGKGKSDRKDAQWLLRYGQQQVVKPWQPDETVLVECRQLEQVSEQLLKQKTMISNSLEALQQQPVVSKLALKRLQQIWTQLDQQLHDIEAELLRLLEQHYAQEMTLLCSIPGIGRKTAGLLLLFAGGFARLDNYRQLIAKAGLSPREHSSGTSIRGKVRITKMGGGLIRSKLFMCSFAAKKRIQPVRPGMIDSSRKARTVKWL is encoded by the coding sequence ATGAACCTGCCATCGCCTATGCCTGTCGTCGGTATTGATGTGAGTAAAGCCTCGCTCGCGGTCTGTTATCAGGTCGGTCAGCAGCTGAAGCATGTAGAAGTACCCAACACCAAAGCGGGCTTTCAGCAGCTTGTGCAGGCTTGTGGTACGCACTGCGTATTCGTGTTAGAAGCTACCGGCAGCTACTACCTCGCCCTAGCGTATTATCTGTATAAGCAGAAAGGACAGGTGGCGGTACTCAACCCGCTAGTGATCAAGCGCTTTATCCAGATGCACCTGGGCAAAGGCAAGAGCGACCGCAAAGATGCGCAGTGGCTGCTGCGCTACGGCCAGCAGCAGGTGGTAAAGCCCTGGCAGCCCGATGAAACCGTGTTAGTAGAGTGCCGACAGCTGGAGCAAGTCAGCGAGCAGCTACTCAAACAGAAAACCATGATCAGTAACTCCTTGGAAGCCTTGCAGCAACAACCCGTGGTGAGTAAGCTCGCGCTCAAACGGCTCCAGCAAATTTGGACACAACTCGATCAGCAGCTCCACGACATTGAGGCGGAACTACTGCGGCTGTTGGAGCAACACTATGCCCAGGAGATGACTCTGTTGTGCTCCATTCCGGGTATTGGGCGCAAGACGGCGGGCCTACTGCTGTTGTTTGCGGGCGGCTTTGCCCGTCTCGACAACTATCGCCAGCTCATTGCCAAAGCGGGTCTCTCCCCTCGTGAGCACAGTTCGGGCACCAGCATCCGCGGAAAGGTACGCATCACCAAGATGGGTGGGGGCTTGATTCGCAGTAAGCTGTTCATGTGCAGCTTTGCGGCTAAAAAACGGATACAGCCTGTCAGGCCTGGTATGATCGACTCGTCGCGAAAGGCAAGAACGGTAAAGTGGCTTTGA